The DNA segment GAAATCAGGCATCTATTTAAACTCAATTCCTGCTTTCAGTTGACTTTCCCCGTGTATACTTGTCCACTTCCTTCACAAAGGACAAATATACAAGCGCGCCCAATGTGGGAAGCATCAACAAAACCACTGCTAAGAAACTTTCTAGTGTGCCATAGATAATCGTTAATGCATAAAGGATTAGAATATTCGTTATCGCAACGGCCAAAACTAATAGAATTTTCTTGTTATTGCTTTCCCCATAATCGATTTCATGATTATCGCCGCCCTCTGCCACAAAGGAAAATCCCCAGTTTCTTTTGCGTAACAAGTAAGCAATATACGCCATTACAGATGCTGACAATAGTGCTACTATATCCATCGTCATGCTCATAATCTCAGGCATTTCTACGTATATCAGCGTAATGACTAAAATAAAACCTTGAATCAGTCCAAACGCCAATGTCGTGCTTACTGTTACAATCGCTGCGTGAAAAAACCGTAGTGAAAACAATAACCACATACTAAGCAACAACAAAATGGCAGAGGCCAATGGAACGATGACTGTCCAGCCATAACCACGCAAAACAAAAGAAAGTTGTACCAGCATTATGCAAATCAATATGACCTTGGGAAACTGTCCACGGTAGTTCAATTTGAACAAGCTCATCATAAGAAGCATTACTGCCATATTCTCTATGAACGATATGATTGTAAACTTCAAATAGTATGACATTTCACGCTAACCCCCGGTGCATGTTGTTCCGACTTTACTCACCCGACCGAAGCTCATGCTTCGGCACAATCACAGGAAGCTTCCCTGCATATTTCTGCACTTCCTTAACCCAGAGCAAGTAGAGCAGCATACCAATAGTCGGGAGCAGCAGCAGCACTGCCGCCAAGAAGCTCTCGATATTCTCGTACAGGATGGTGAAGGCATATGCAATTACGAAGCCGGTCATCGCCATGACAAGGACGAGCAGGAAACGCATATTATTATGGTCCCTGCCTGGTGCCGCTAAATCACCACCCTCAGGCACGAAGGTGAAGCCCCAATTCCGTATTCGCACATAATAAGATGCCCATAGCGCCAGGGAGGCAGAACTGAGTGAGATCAGATCCATTATCGGTCCTGAAAGCACGCCCCTCTCTATTAATAACATGTGAGTGAGGATCAGAGAGCCTTGGATCAGAGCGAACGCCAGATACGTACACACCGTTACAATCAAGGCATGGGCCAACCGCAACCGGAAGAGCAGCCACATGCACAGCGTCCATACGATAACCGCCGCAACCGGAATAACCTCTAACCAACCAAGTACACATAGCGCATAAGAGATTTGGCTCATCAGCACGCAAATGCTGGAAATCTTCATATATTGCCCTCGGTGGTTGAATTTGAACACGCTGAACATCAGGATCATGGCCGCCGCATATTCCAGGCCAACCATCAATGTGAAATACAGATAAAAGACCACTGTCCCTCTTCACCTCCTGCTTCCCGTTATTTGCCCATCCAACTCCGTTTCCTCTCGAACTCTTGCCATTCTCGCTTCCCGGACAAGTAGATCAACATCCCGGTACCAAGGATTAAGACGAGGACTGTGGCTAAAAGGCTCATGGGCGTGCTTAAATAAAGCATGCAGAAATAGCCCACAAAAAAGCCAATAACCGCAACAATACTTACACACAGGAGTAATACAGTGCTCTTTTCCCGCAAATTGATTTTTACCTGCTCGTCCTCCCGAACGAAGGAGAAGCCCCAATTCTGCTTGGTGATTATGGTCGCCGCTCCAATGCCTAGCAAGCCAGCCAGCACCCCAATCAAGTGCAACAGAAAATTGCTCGACTCCATATCCAGCTAATGCAAATAGAAGGCCAACCGCAACATCTATAGCACCAAAGCAAATTGACCCCGTCACCCCCATAATCAACGCATGAAACGGATGGAAGCGAAACAGCAGCCACAACAGCACAATCAAAAAGCCTATTTGAATAAAAGGTGAATACAACGCCAACGAGGCCTCGCGAGTGGTGAATGAGATATAGGAGAGCGAGACACAGACAAACAGCATCTGCGGAATATACCACCGGTATTGAATTCTGAATAGACTGAAAATAATAAGCAGTATGGCGATGTAAGATACGGAAGAAGTCAAGGTGAAGAGTACAAGCCTTCCGAGAAGAAGCATAGCACAAACCCCTTTTTAGATTTAGATCATAAATAGTTACTGCTTATCTGCTTGTTATCTGCTAGAAAAGCACGGGGCAGAACAAGAGTGGAGGTCAGCAGAAAAGATAACCGGACCGGATCGGGCCAGCCAGTTGAATCTGCAACGGTCACCTATGACCGTTAGAGCGAAAAAAACGTTTTTTCGATTTTCTAACGGCCGCTGATGTCCATTAGAGGCCAAAAAGTATGGTTTTGACCTGTCCATTCAGCACTAGCGGTCATCAGTGTCCGTTACAATGTCAAAAAACCGTCCATACCCCCTGCAACAGTCATCCATGTCCGTTATAGTTGCACTTCCAAACGGCTAAGTCAGCAGCAGTGTTATCATCGGCAAGGTTGATCGGCAGTGGACGTGTGTCAAGTCAGGCAGGTAGGGGAGCTAAGGAGTCATCATAAATATTATTATCTTAGCACCATTTCTTGCACTTGAACATGCAAAAACAAGACTGTATGGATGAAACTGGACTGCACCTTGATTCTAATATACAAGGTACCGAACATCGCCATTAAGCTAGAGAAGGACACACAGAAGCGCGTCCGTTCAGAATTGACCGTTCCTGCAATCGCCGCCGTCCTCCCCCTGATTTTGTTCGCCGTACGCGGGTTTATCCTATCCTATAATCTGGGGTATGTGATCAGTGTTGCCGCCTTTGCTGCGCTAGCCGTCGGCGTCGTATTCATCTTCGTGGGCAATCTGGTGCCTAGCTTGCTGCAGGGGTCCCATACTTGGCCCAAGCTTCCAGAGCAGGTTCAGCGCAAGCTCGCACGCTTTCAGGGTCGCCTGGTGTTCGTGCTCGGCATCCTGTTCGTGCTGCTGGCCTTCCTGCCCAGCCCCATCATCTTCCCTGCGTTCTTCGTCCTGTTCGTCGGCTTTCTGCTGATCTCGCTCAGACAATGGATGCGTTACGCCCGCACGGCGAGTGAATAGCTGCCCTTCCATACTGCTTCGGTTTATACCGAACAAGGCTTCGTTTATCAATATAGCAGCTCATCATTAGGAGGGCACCTGCTCAGACGGGAGCGGCTAATGTTCCCTTGCGAATACCGACTAACAGCAGCTCCGCCATGCCCGCCAGCGCATGAGCAAGAACACATCTCGTTAATCAGCCCGTACGAATCCTCCTTTATGTCCATAACATATTAGGAAGCTCTAATAAAGGAGGTGTTCGCATGGGCTACGCTGCAGGCGCAGGTTTGGGCGGCGGCTTTACTTCAACGGGTGCAATTCTCGTTCTCTTCATCCTGTTGGTCATCATCAGCCGCACGGTTCTGTTTGGCGGTTAACAAAGCCGCTTGACTCGTTCGACCCTCGCAGTTCATGCTGCGAGGCTCCTACATACAGTGTGCACCGCTTCTGCATGCGGCACCCACAATCATTGGGAATGCGCTCCCGTCAGGCAAAAAATGCGTCTCCCGTTGAACGAAAGGCGCATTTCCTAGACAAGGAGCTATTACAGGCTCAAAGCATTTTTCGCATTCTTGACATCGGCCGCTAGGAGCTGA comes from the Xylanibacillus composti genome and includes:
- a CDS encoding YjcZ family sporulation protein; translation: MGYAAGAGLGGGFTSTGAILVLFILLVIISRTVLFGG